One segment of Geomonas ferrireducens DNA contains the following:
- the larB gene encoding nickel pincer cofactor biosynthesis protein LarB, which translates to MQSKTIEKILQDVRDGSVDVANALEKLKHLPFEDLGCATVDHHRTLRQGFPEVIFGQGKSIPQMRTIIQALLEKGGNVLATRVNRAKGAKLMESFPQAVYHADARALTIEQHPVERRGRGKVLVVCAGTSDIPVAAEAVLTAELMGNEVEKVYDVGVAGLHRLLARRGTLSEAAVIIVVAGMEGALPSVVGGLVDKPVIAVPTSVGYGASFGGVAALLGMLNSCAAGVTVVNIDNGFGAAYAASLMNRVHG; encoded by the coding sequence ATGCAAAGCAAAACGATTGAGAAGATACTGCAGGACGTGCGAGACGGCTCGGTAGACGTAGCGAACGCCCTGGAGAAACTGAAGCACCTCCCCTTCGAGGACCTGGGCTGCGCCACGGTGGACCACCACCGCACGTTGCGCCAGGGCTTCCCTGAAGTCATCTTCGGACAGGGCAAGAGTATCCCCCAGATGCGCACCATCATCCAGGCGCTGCTCGAGAAAGGCGGCAACGTCCTCGCGACGCGGGTGAACCGCGCCAAAGGGGCGAAGCTCATGGAGTCCTTCCCCCAGGCGGTCTACCATGCCGACGCGCGCGCGCTCACCATCGAGCAGCACCCGGTGGAGCGGCGCGGAAGGGGCAAGGTGCTCGTGGTCTGCGCCGGCACCTCCGACATCCCGGTGGCGGCCGAGGCGGTGCTCACCGCAGAGCTCATGGGGAACGAGGTGGAGAAGGTCTACGACGTGGGGGTGGCCGGCCTGCACCGGCTGCTGGCGCGCCGTGGGACGCTCTCCGAGGCCGCGGTGATCATCGTGGTGGCCGGCATGGAGGGGGCGCTCCCCTCGGTGGTGGGTGGGCTCGTGGACAAGCCGGTAATCGCCGTCCCTACCTCGGTCGGCTACGGCGCCTCCTTCGGCGGGGTCGCCGCCCTGCTCGGGATGCTGAACTCCTGCGCCGCCGGGGTGACCGTGGTGAACATAGACAACGGCTTCGGGGCGGCCTACGCCGCGAGCCTCATGAACAGGGTGCACGGATGA
- a CDS encoding BrnA antitoxin family protein has protein sequence MKKRDSKTPSQTDWARVDAIREEEIDYSDIPELGDDFFEKATLTPAKQAITIRLDSDVVTWLKEGGKGYQTRANRILRSVMEAQRKRDGVSAPSRKGTRPS, from the coding sequence GTGAAAAAGAGAGATTCGAAAACGCCGTCGCAAACAGACTGGGCAAGGGTTGATGCAATCAGGGAAGAGGAAATCGACTACTCGGACATTCCGGAACTGGGAGATGATTTCTTCGAGAAAGCTACCTTGACCCCCGCCAAGCAGGCCATCACGATACGGCTTGATTCCGACGTGGTGACATGGCTCAAGGAAGGCGGAAAAGGGTATCAGACGCGGGCCAACCGGATCCTGCGCAGCGTGATGGAGGCACAGAGAAAGAGAGACGGCGTGAGTGCGCCTTCCAGGAAAGGAACAAGGCCTTCCTGA
- a CDS encoding BrnT family toxin: MKLDWDERKGALNLVKHGCDFADAAEIFQGNHLEIRDERRDYGEPRFIVMGCIKNRVMVAVYTCRGTDTIRIISLRKANIREKERFENAVANRLGKG; encoded by the coding sequence ATGAAGCTCGATTGGGATGAGAGAAAAGGCGCGCTAAACCTGGTGAAGCATGGCTGCGACTTTGCCGACGCAGCTGAGATCTTTCAGGGAAACCACCTCGAGATCAGGGATGAACGCAGAGACTATGGAGAACCCCGCTTCATTGTCATGGGCTGCATCAAAAACCGCGTAATGGTTGCCGTGTACACTTGCAGGGGCACCGACACCATACGGATAATTTCACTGAGAAAGGCGAACATACGTGAAAAAGAGAGATTCGAAAACGCCGTCGCAAACAGACTGGGCAAGGGTTGA
- a CDS encoding SDR family oxidoreductase: MGDKENGMKVALVTGAGRGIGYGIAKKLLSEGYAVVLADIDGASADAAADGLAAPERLLALQADVSDEQSVLSMVERSVARFGLLDLLVNNAALAGAHAAPVHELPLEQWSRVIATNLTGVFLCAKHAVPHLKKSRGSIVNISSTRALQSEADTEAYSASKGGVVALTHALAMSLGPEVRVNCVSPGWIHNGAESELSPADHAQHPVGRVGRADDIAELVACLASTRAGFITGQNFVVDGGMTRKMIYAD, translated from the coding sequence ATGGGAGACAAGGAAAACGGGATGAAGGTGGCGCTCGTGACGGGTGCGGGGCGCGGTATCGGTTACGGGATCGCTAAAAAGCTGCTTTCGGAGGGGTATGCGGTGGTGCTGGCGGATATCGACGGGGCGTCGGCGGATGCTGCCGCGGATGGCCTCGCCGCGCCGGAGCGTCTGCTTGCCCTGCAGGCGGACGTCTCGGACGAGCAGTCGGTGCTCTCCATGGTAGAGCGGAGCGTCGCCCGCTTCGGCCTGCTCGATCTGCTGGTGAACAACGCCGCGCTCGCGGGCGCCCACGCCGCTCCCGTGCACGAGCTACCGCTTGAGCAGTGGAGCCGGGTCATCGCCACCAACCTGACCGGCGTGTTCCTCTGCGCGAAGCACGCGGTGCCGCATTTGAAGAAAAGCCGCGGCAGCATCGTCAACATCTCTTCGACCCGTGCCCTGCAGTCGGAGGCGGACACCGAGGCGTACTCGGCAAGCAAGGGGGGCGTCGTGGCGCTCACCCACGCCCTTGCCATGAGCCTCGGGCCGGAGGTGCGGGTGAACTGCGTCAGTCCGGGGTGGATCCACAACGGTGCGGAGTCGGAGCTAAGCCCCGCCGATCACGCCCAGCACCCGGTCGGCCGGGTGGGACGCGCTGACGACATCGCGGAACTGGTCGCTTGCCTTGCCTCGACCCGGGCGGGCTTCATCACCGGCCAGAACTTCGTCGTCGACGGCGGCATGACCCGCAAGATGATCTACGCCGACTAG